A stretch of Plectropomus leopardus isolate mb chromosome 24, YSFRI_Pleo_2.0, whole genome shotgun sequence DNA encodes these proteins:
- the LOC121963070 gene encoding nuclear receptor subfamily 4 group A member 2-like: protein MPCVQTQCGSSPQGASPASQSAGGERSCDFLTPEFVKFSMDLTNSEISAATSGPSFGPLGDTYSAGYDAKPPCLFQMPVQGELPCIKVEDAHPRYQPNHQNQSEELLSSPGSVYYYRPPSPSFQTPQGHIWEDSGSLYSFRQDYLAAAHRKNTLSRFSLFSLKHAQHGAQSLSTCQMKFDGSLHVSMNLDAAGAHQPLDSPGVLGATALGKQPGGVGFPHPLQFAHGHHFMDYQTSCAPSRGPLSTEGLCAVCGDNAACQHYGVRTCEGCKGFFKVCSQCNFNLKPQTWIFAQK, encoded by the coding sequence ATGCCGTGCGTCCAGACCCAGTGCGGCTCCTCTCCACAGGGAGCCAGCCCGGCCTCTCAGAGCGCCGGTGGAGAGCGCAGCTGCGACTTCCTCACCCCGGAGTTTGTCAAGTTCAGCATGGACCTAACAAACAGTGAAATCTCAGCTGCAACTTCGGGTCCAAGTTTTGGCCCCTTGGGTGACACTTATAGCGCCGGTTACGACGCGAAGCCCCCGTGTCTCTTCCAAATGCCGGTGCAGGGGGAGCTCCCGTGCATAAAGGTGGAGGATGCGCACCCGCGGTATCAGCCGAATCACCAGAACCAGTCTGaggagctgctctcctctcctggCTCCGTTTATTATTACCGACCACCGTCCCCGAGCTTCCAAACTCCACAAGGACACATTTGGGAGGACTCTGGCTCTCTGTACAGCTTCAGGCAAGACTATTTGGCTGCTGCGCATAGGAAAAACACACTCTCCAGATTCTCCCTGTTTTCTCTCAAACACGCACAACACGGTGCTCAGAGCTTGTCCACGTGCCAAATGAAATTTGACGGATCCCTCCACGTGTCCATGAACCTGGACGCAGCCGGGGCGCACCAGCCGCTGGACAGCCCGGGAGTTTTGGGTGCCACTGCGCTCGGAAAGCAGCCCGGAGGGGTGGGATTTCCACACCCGCTCCAGTTCGCACACGGTCATCACTTTATGGACTACCAGACTTCTTGTGCGCCCAGCCGAGGACCGCTGAGCACGGAGGGGCTGTGCGCGGTGTGCGGCGATAACGCAGCGTGCCAGCACTACGGAGTGCGCACCTGTGAGGGCTGCAAGGGTTTCTTCAAGGTTTGTTCTCAatgcaactttaatttaaagccGCAAACGTGGATATTTGCGCAAAAATGA
- the LOC121962875 gene encoding sodium/hydrogen exchanger 2-like produces MGTPVLFVAGTERAVLCTLLLLFLCSFGGKCELQEPKPSQQTTFPGVKPFHHELEGPQAYPDEERANLPVFTMDYPRIQVPFEFTLWVLLASFAKIGFHIYNKITIWIPESCLLIAIGLIVGAIMHSVKEEPPAVLNSNVFFLYMLPPIVLDNGYFMPTRPFFENIGTVLWYAVVGTLWNSVGIGLSLFAICQIEAFEIQDVNLQENLLFATIISAVDPVAALNVFEDIGVNEQLYIVIFGEGLFNDAVTVALYTMFSFLADMPVVESTDVFLGVARFFVVAAGGILFGVLFGIAAAFTTRFTHNVRQIEPLFVFMYSYLAYLVAECFAISSVLAIITCAITMKSYVEENVSQRSCTTIRHVVKMLATVSETLIFFFLGVITITTEHEWNWGYIMFTLLFAFIWRVIGILVLTQIINPFRTIQFNYKDQFGLSYGGLRGAICFALAFTLPDTINRKNLFVTASIAVIIFTVFLQGISIRPIVEYMNIRKTNKDINTINEEIHTRMMEHVVSGVEDLCGQWSHYYWKDKFKKFNDRILRRILVRDNRAESSIVALYKKLELQHAIGLLETPMGDISAAPSVVSLYDERKEASRPKKKFLAADVSKMHDILSKNMYKIRQKTMAYTNKYNLPDDSKTREILIRRHASIRRSLRASSFRELPAQNISRSQKYFSLQPGGDLETAFALRRRSHGGSGDVDNPSARVQSSNVTPRSSSRSLVPMRRLNTIEEQPAASARPHSLPPGVEVLNEGGPGSLGGSSLRGRRAPVPASRRRISDQVAGDEDSDPTGETEEPVRPPQLPPPRGWVPENQDPREGAGNPLLRHSSQGSGGS; encoded by the exons ATGGGAACTCCTGTTTTGTTCGTAGCCGGGACTGAGAGAGCAGTCCTCTGCACgcttctgctcctcttcctctgcagctTTGGAGGGAAATGTGAACTCCAGGAGCCGAAACCGTCACAGCAGACCACCTTCCCTGGAGTCAAACCTTTCCACCATGAGCTCGAGGGGCCCCAGGCGTACCCCGATGAGGAGAGGGCCAACCTCCCTGTGTTCACCATGGACTACCCTCGGATCCAGGTCCCGTTTGAGTTCACTCTCTGGGTGCTGCTGGCCTCTTTCGCCAAAATTG gtttccacatttacaataaaatcacCATCTGGATCCCAGAGTCCTGCCTCCTCATCGCCATCGGCCTCATTGTGGGCGCCATCATGCACTCAGTCAAAGAGGAGCCCCCCGCCGTTCTCAACTCCAATGTCTTCTTCCTCTACATGCTCCCGCCCATCGTCCTCGACAACGGCTACTTCATGCCCACGAGGCCGTTCTTCGAAAACATCGGCACGGTGCTGTGGTACGCCGTGGTGGGAACCCTGTGGAACAGCGTCGGCATCGGGCTCTCCCTCTTCGCCATCTGCCAGATTGAGGCGTTTGAGATTCAGGATGTTAACCTGCAG GAGAACTTGCTTTTTGCCACCATCATCTCGGCCGTGGATCCTGTCGCTGCTCTTAATGTGTTCGAGGACATCGGAGTCAATGAGCAGCTGTATATCGTCATTTTTGGAGAGGGGCTCTTTAACGATGCCGTCACTGTG gCGCTATACACCATGTTTTCCTTCCTGGCCGACATGCCCGTGGTGGAGtccactgatgtgtttttgggaGTGGCGAGGTTCTTTGTGGTGGCGGCCGGAGGCATCCTTTTTGGGGTCTTGTTTGGGATTGCAGCTGCTTTTACCACACGCTTCACCCACAACGTCCGTCAGATAGAGCCTCTCTTTGTCTTCATGTACAGCTACCTGGCGTACCTGGTGGCCGAGTGTTTCGCCATCTCCAGCGTGTTGGC AATCATAACATGCGCCATCACCATGAAATCCTACGTGGAGGAAAACGTTTCGCAGAGATCCTGCACAACCATCCGACACGTTGTCAAGATGCTGGCCACCGTCTCCGAAACgctcatcttcttcttcttgggTGTCATTACCATAACGACGGAGCACGAGTGGAACTGGGGCTACATCATGTTTACGCTGCTGTTCGCCTTCATCTGGAGAGTGATTG GCATCCTGGTGCTGACCCAGATCATTAACCCGTTCCGTACCATCCAGTTCAATTACAAAGACCAGTTTGGCCTCTCCTACGGGGGCCTGCGAGGGGCAATCTGCTTCGCCCTGGCCTTTACCTTACCGGATACCATCAACAGGAAGAATCTGTTTGTCACCGCGTCAATTGCCGTCATCATATTCACCGTTTTCTTACAG GGCATCAGCATCCGTCCAATCGTAGAATATATGAACATCAGGAAAACCAACAAAGACATTAACACCATCAATGAGGAGATTCACACCCGG ATGATGGAGCACGTTGTTAGCGGTGTTGAGGACTTGTGTGGACAATGGAGCCACTATTACTGGAAAGACAA gTTTAAGAAGTTCAATGATCGTATTTTGAGACGCATCCTGGTCCGAGACAACAGGGCTGAGTCCAGCATCGTGGCTCTGTACAAGAAACTGGAGCTGCAGCACGCCATCGGGTTACTGGAAACACCGATGGGAGACATCAGCGCGGCGCCATCTGTCGTTTCTCTCTA CGACGAGAGGAAGGAGGCGTCTCGACCCAAGAAGAAGTTCCTGGCTGCTGACGTGAGCAAAATGCACGACATCCTGTCGAAGAACATGTACAAGATCAGACAGAAG ACGATGGCTTACACCAACAAATACAATCTGCCCGACGACAGCAAAACGAGGGAGATTCTGATCCGCCGCCATGCCAGCATCAGACGCAGCCTTCGTGCGTCAAGTTTCCGTGAGCTG CCTGCGCAAAACATCTCCAGGTCTCAGAAGTACTTCTCTCTCCAGCCTGGAGGGGATCTGGAGACCGCTTTCGCCCTCCGAAGACGAAGTCATG GTGGAAGTGGTGACGTGGACAATCCGTCAGCTCGTGTCCAGTCCTCTAATGTGACGCCGCGCTCCTCAAGCCGTTCTCTGGTTCCTATGAGGAGGCTGAACACCATCGAGGAGCAGCCAGCAGCCTCCGCCCGCCCACACTCTCTACCTCCTGGGGTGGAAGTTCTGAACGAAGGGGGACCTGGAAGTCTTGGAGGTTCGAGCCTCAGAGGCAGGAGGGCGCCAGTTCCTGCATCCAGGAGGCGTATTTCGGATCAGGTAGCCGGAGATGAAGACTCTGACCCTACAGGAGAAACGGAGGAACCAGTGCGGCCTCCTCAGCTACCACCACCTCGTGGCTGGGTACCCGAGAACCAGGATCCCAGAGAGGGGGCAGGAAACCCCCTTCTTAGACACTCGTCACAGGGGTCTGGGGGATCATGA